Sequence from the Methanobrevibacter arboriphilus genome:
AATGAATACACTTATAAATATTAATATTGAAAACAATAACTGGATAATTTAACAGTGTGGTAATAAAAAATAAAAGAAAGAATGCAAATAATATCTATAAATACAAATAATACTTAATTTAATAGTCCTTACATCAAAATCATATTAACAATGCAGATTCTTATTGTTTTAGTACAAAAATATGCTCTCCCAAACATGAAAAATTATACAAACTATTAATATAATTGTACATGTAAATAAGTCAAAAATTAATAGAAATATAAAACGAAAGTCTATTAAAAAATTATAAAATAAATTATTAAAAATAAAAATATTATTTCCACATCATCGGATATACGCCAGTATTCATGAAAACTTTCTTTGTATTAAACATTATTCCCTCAGAAGCCATCAATATATCTTCCACATTGAAAAGAGCAGTAGCTGAAGCCACTAATTCTCCTTTAAGAGTAAATATTACAACTTCATCATTTTTTTTAATATCATCGGAAAGAGAAGATATTCCACCAGCAGCTAAATTTGCACCATGACATATTGCATCAACAGCGGAATCTCTAATAAATACTTTTGATAAGTGCTCAGTAGCTGTTTCCATTGGCAATATACATTCTCTTAAATAAGATTCATTATTCTCTTTATTCCAATAATAATATGCATCAGTTAAATCTTGTAAAGTTACTAAATTATTATCCTCAGTAAAAGATCCAACTTGAGTTCTCCTTAATTCTGCCATATGAGCTCCAACTCCTAAAGCTTCACCAATATCTTTACAATAGGTTCTTACATAAGTTCCAGCTTCGCATCCTATCTTAAAAAGAACATCCCTACCCCCTATCTCGAGAATGTCAGCATAATATATTGTTCTAACTCTCAATTCTCGTTTAACAGCAGATTTTACTGGAGGAGTTTGATATATTTTACCATGAAACTCTTTAAAAACAGTTCTTACACTTTCCTCATCAACATCTTTATGTAAAGTCATTAAACAAACATATTCCTTAGGAGCAGCTAAAAGAAGCTGTATGACACGAGTTGCAGTATCAATTCCAATAGGTAAAACACCAGTAACCTTTGGATCCAGAGTTCCACCATGCCCTGTTTTTTCAGAATTTAAAATTCTTCTAACCCATGAATCTATTTCATGAGATGTTGGACCAGATGGTTTATCTAAATTAATAACACCTTTAGATATATGTTCTTCAATTGACCTATCTTGAGGTTTGGAACCATAATTCGGATTTGTATTTGCTTTTGATTTTATTAAAAGAGTCATATATAACACCTCAAAATAGATTAAATTAAAATAAGTTTATAATTAACAGTAACATTATTTTTAGTATTCTAATTAATAAGTTTTTTGATATTTATAAAATATGAAAAATATTAAAAAAATATTAGAATAAATTAAAAAAATATAAAAAATAAATACAAAAATAATAAGAATACTATAACATAGAAAATAGAAAAATAACATTAATATAAAAAAAATGATACTAATATAAGAAAATGATACTAATATAAAAAAAGATATTAATATAAGAAAAATAATATTAATATAAAATATAGTATTAACATGAAAGCATGAATAAATATATAAAAAAATATTTAAAAGTATTTAAAAATATTTAACTAATCTAAAAATAATTGTCTAAAAATATTAAGAATATAAAAATTAAAAATAAATAAAAATCTAAAATAAAAAATTAAATAAAAAATTAATAAAAAATTAATAAAAAAATAAAAATAAAAAATTATATGTTAAACTATAAGGATTCTAAATTTTTTTTAATAGCTTCAACATCATCAGAAACTTCTATAGTCTCTTCAAGAGGTTCTAAATGATTTATATTACATCTTCTGTTTTTAACAGAACCTCCAATAACTTCTACAAAATTTTCATCGATGAGTTCTATAATTACACATTTTTCTCCAGCTTCTCTACCAGCTGTTTTAACACATACTCTTCCTACTTCTATGGATGCCATTTATATCACCTTTAATGTTGTTAATATAATCTCTGCAATACTATCTGGGTTAAACCTATTAGTATTAAGCACTAAATCATAGATATCAAAATTATTAATATCTATATTATGAATATCTAAATATCTTAAAGCCTCACTTTCTTCACGAATAATAGTTTCTTCAATAACTACCTCCAAAGATTTAGACTCACGATTTGAAACACGTTGAGCTCTAATATCTAATGGTGCAAGTAACCATATCCGAAGATCTGCTTCAACAAAATAAGCAGAAAGTCTTCCTTCAACAATAAGATTTTCAGAATTTTTAGCTATTTCAGATTGTCTTTTATCAAGTTCAATATCGATAGCAGTATTATCTTCAGCATATTTACTGAATTCTATAAGAGACATTTCCTTTTCTTTTGCCATATCTCTAAAGATACTTCCAGCAGAAATAAAAGGAATATCAATTTTTTTTGACAATACATCAGCTGCTGTAGTAGTTCCACTACCCGCTAAACCACCGATTGTTATAATCATTAGGACCTTGCCTCTGATTTAAAATAATCACGAGCACATTTAGAGCATAAATTTCCTCCAAATGGCCTATTAGGTCGTTTTTTAGTTTTTGATAATTTTCCAATTTCATATGGTCTTCCTCTTGGAACCCCATGCAAAATTGCACCACATTCAGCACATACATGCTTACTTGGTTTTTTCTTCTTATATCTTAGGACATTTTGTCCACCAGGAGTCTTTTTGTTAATTCTTTTATAAGATCTAGATCTATATCTTGATTCAGGCATTTTTTCACCTATTTTTGAATATTATTTAATAATATTATTTAATTTTTTAATATATCATTTAAAATGTTATTTTAATTTAATATTTACTATTAGAGATAATTCCATGATTCATCATGATTCATATTATTATCTCAAGATTGAAATTCATGATCTATTTGTAATTAGCGAGATGATCATGAGAGGTTATAAAATTAATAACCTATTGAATATAATATATGAATATATTTTAATATGTATAGTAATATTCATTTTATAGTTAATATCCACAGGTTAAAAATCATGATAATAAAAGCTTACAGGATATTTAATATTAAAATCCTGTTTTAAAGCCCATAAATTTTCTAAGAATTTGTGTCATAGCAAAAGTACACATTATGTACCAACCTAACCAACCTGCAATAAAAGGTACAGAAGGTCCTCCTCCATAAAACATGCCATAAACACCATGCCACACAGGAACTAATAATACATAATAAACAAACTCAGGAAGCTGAACAATCACATTATTAATTGGATTTGTAGGCTGACCCATCCACCAAAACATTAGCATTATTGGAATAAGAGTCACGAGCAATGGTTTAAATGAATTTTTCATCATATCTCCTTGTTTTGCCATAACATCTTTTTGCATAGCTTGAGCTTTAGCCAAAGCTTTAGCATCTCCACTCATCTGAGCTTCTTTCATCTTTTCTTGGAATTCTTTCATTTCCGTTCTTGAAGCTTCCATTTCATCTTGATCAACTAATAATTTATTAGCTAATGTAGTGAAAAATGCGATGATAGTTGCTATCAAAAAAATTGTAAGCATCGGATTATTGGGCATAGGATCTAAAGCTAATATCGGACCAAAAATCCAATTGAGCCCACCGAAAATTATTTCTAAAACCATTTTATTATCCTCTTATTTTCTTCATATTTTATATATTATAAAACTTCAAATAGTTTATCAACAATCACATCAAGTTGATCATTATGATTTTCTAAGATTTTTACAGTAGCACCAGTAAGAGTTGCATATGCCATAGAAGCAGCTCTATTCATTTCTTGGTGTAACTTAATACTTTCATACATCTCTAAATCCCTAGTTCTTGACTCATCAGAAATTCTTCTAAGCATAATCTCATCAGGATCTGCTTCAATTAAAACAAATATATCTGGTTTTAATTCTTCAAGAACCCATTGAGGAAGCCCTGGTAAAAATCCAGATGGTGTAGATATTGTACAATGAGTATCTACAATGACATTATTATCAGCAGAGCTTTCTTTTATCTTTGCTGCAGCTTGTTTTTGAATTTCTTTTTGAGTTTCAGGAGACAATTTTCTAAGCTCATCTCTATCTTTTACAATACTGTTTTCTATAGCTATCTCAGTCATTACATCCCCATAATTTAAATGGATATAATCAACTTTCTTTAAAGTACTCTCTAAAACAGTAGTGCTTCCAGAACCTGGAATCCCAGTTAATACTACTAATTTCAATTAAATCTCCTCAATATTGATTATTATATATTTATATCTAATCTCCTAAGAATTTTCTAAGCATTGGATGCATATCCATTAATTGTTCTTGTGCTATTTCTTCATATAGTTTGTAAACAATACCTACAGTAAGTAAAACACCAGTTCCTCCACCAACTGCTTGAGTTAAATCGGCTCCAAAAGCAAGTAAACCTACAAAAACACCACCAAGCACAGTAAGAGCAGGAATATACTTATTTAATATCTTATATAACTGCCGTTTACTACTTCTAAAACCTGGAATTTGAATTCCCGAATTATATAATTGCTTAGAAATTTCTTTTGCATTTAAACCACTCATTTCTACCCATAGCCAAGAGAACAATATACAAAAACCAATAAAGAAAACACCATATATTAAAACCTTTAAAGGATCTGTAAAAACTACTCCTAAGCTTGAAGGAGTGGTTAAATAATAAGCAAGGCCACTAATAGCTTTACCACCTTCAACTTGACCCAAAATAGGAAATCCTAATTTTTGGAATACACTAGCCATTAATGAAACATTAACAAGAAGTGCACTAGTTAAAATAACTGGCATATTACTTGCATATATAAATTTTAAAGGATATTTAGCTACTGAACCCCTAATTCTTCCATGTCCCTTAACTTGTCCATGAGAAATTGGTATTTCTACTCTCATACTTTCTCCATAAACAGCTACTAAGAAAACACCAATTGTAGCTATTAGTGGAATTAATATAGTTGGATCAGGAGAACCTGATGTAATAGATTGTATGAATTTAGGAATCATTCCAGGCATAACACCAGGACTTGCTTTAGTTGGTAAGAAATTAAAAGTTCCAACAACAATTGCTTCGGATACACCTGCAGCAATAAATAGTCCAATACCACTTCCAAAACCCCATTTTGAAACAACTTCATCAAGGAAAAGTATTAATAATGCACCAATAATTAATTGGAGCATTAATAACCATAAGAGTGAAGGGTCTGTTGGAATTAAACTTCCAGTATATACAAGAACAGCAGCTTCAAATACTGTAAATACAATAGCTAAAATCTTCTGAGTACCTTGGAACAATGCCTTATCTTCATGGCGAGAAAGATCTAATTTTAAAATTTTTGCCCCTACTAAAAGTTGTAGTACAATAGATGAGGTAACAATAGGACCAATCCCTAAAGTAAGAATTGAACCAAAACTACCGGCCATTACAGCCCTCATTTGAGCAAATTGATCGACTGCTAAAGGACTTAATCCATATAAAGGTACTTGTGTTAAGAAAAAATATAATACCAGTACAATGGCAGTCCATTTAAGCTTTTCTTTGAAATCTTGCCTATGAATAGGTGTTTTCACCTCAGGCAATATAGAAAATAATGGTTTTATATAATCTAAGATCATTTTATTCCTCAGTACTTGTAATATTTGTTACAAATTGTAAACTGTATTCTATAAATCAATGTATTTATAGATTATTATTTGATTTCATTATTATTCAATATAAATTGAAAATATTAAAAAGTTCTAAATTTAATAAATTTAAATAATATCTTTTTTAATGATAATATTTTTCTTAATTTTTAATATCTTAATTTTTAATATTTATAGTATATTTAATATTTATAGTATAATTTAGTAATTGGAATACCATATATCTAATAATTAGATATTTATAATGATATTTGTAATAATTAACCTTTTAATATCTCTTTTTAATAAATATCTAATATAATACAGGATATATTAAATATTAGAAGAGTAACTATAATTTTATAGCTTCTCCACCAGCTTCCTGTATTTTATCTTCTGCAGAAGCAGAAAATGCAGGAGATTTAATTATCAAAGGTTTTAATAAATTTCCTTTACCTAAAACTTTACCATAACCTAAGTCAGTTACATCAATAACTATAGTATCTCCTTCTTTAGTAGCTATTCCTTTAGCTAATAATTTTTCAGAATTATCATCTAAATATCCTATATTAACAGGTTTAATTTTATTAGTCATTTTTTGAGGTCTTTTAAAACCATATTTCCCAAAATGATTTGGATCATTTTTAACAGTCCAAGTCCAATGATGTTTGCCCAATCCAGCTTTACCTTTACCACCTTTATGACCTGCACCTCTTCTTTTTTTAGTGCAGCCTCCACCAATAGACCTAGAACCTCTCATTTTATTAATTTTACGAGTTTTTCTAATCATTATAACACCTACATTAGTTAAAAGATCATTAATAGCTCATTAGCTCATTTTTTTGACTAGATCTTTAATAGATTCTCCTCTATAACCTAAAGATCCACCTTCTTTAATTGAACTTCTAATGCCTTCATAACCTTTTCTCGGAGGATGTAATCTAAATACTGGTTTAATCTCGATATCTTCCTCTTTAACATCACCATTAATAAGAGCCTTAGATAAATCTTCAATAGAAGAATATTGAGTTTTTTCTGCTAAAAGTTCATCAGTGATTTTTTCTCCACCAACAAATTTTCCTCTTTTTGAAATAACTTCAGCTAAAGTTTCAGAGTCAATTTCTCCCCAAGTAATATAATCTTTAGATTTCTGAAGCATACCATCAAAACTAGGAGTATCTTCTATTAAAACTCCATGATTTATTCTAGTTAATCTTAACATTTTTAAAGTGTCAGCAATATCTTTTTTAACACCAGTTGTACCTCTAACTCTAACAACAAAAAACATTTAATCACCTAAATATTGTATAATAGCCTATATTTATAGCTATTAGCTAGAGCATACACCCATATTTTTAAGATCTTTTTCACTAGCTTTAACTTTAG
This genomic interval carries:
- a CDS encoding RNA-guided pseudouridylation complex pseudouridine synthase subunit Cbf5; its protein translation is MTLLIKSKANTNPNYGSKPQDRSIEEHISKGVINLDKPSGPTSHEIDSWVRRILNSEKTGHGGTLDPKVTGVLPIGIDTATRVIQLLLAAPKEYVCLMTLHKDVDEESVRTVFKEFHGKIYQTPPVKSAVKRELRVRTIYYADILEIGGRDVLFKIGCEAGTYVRTYCKDIGEALGVGAHMAELRRTQVGSFTEDNNLVTLQDLTDAYYYWNKENNESYLRECILPMETATEHLSKVFIRDSAVDAICHGANLAAGGISSLSDDIKKNDEVVIFTLKGELVASATALFNVEDILMASEGIMFNTKKVFMNTGVYPMMWK
- a CDS encoding 50S ribosomal protein L14e, translated to MASIEVGRVCVKTAGREAGEKCVIIELIDENFVEVIGGSVKNRRCNINHLEPLEETIEVSDDVEAIKKNLESL
- the cmk gene encoding (d)CMP kinase, whose protein sequence is MIITIGGLAGSGTTTAADVLSKKIDIPFISAGSIFRDMAKEKEMSLIEFSKYAEDNTAIDIELDKRQSEIAKNSENLIVEGRLSAYFVEADLRIWLLAPLDIRAQRVSNRESKSLEVVIEETIIREESEALRYLDIHNIDINNFDIYDLVLNTNRFNPDSIAEIILTTLKVI
- a CDS encoding 50S ribosomal protein L34e, with product MPESRYRSRSYKRINKKTPGGQNVLRYKKKKPSKHVCAECGAILHGVPRGRPYEIGKLSKTKKRPNRPFGGNLCSKCARDYFKSEARS
- a CDS encoding EMC3/TMCO1 family protein, producing the protein MVLEIIFGGLNWIFGPILALDPMPNNPMLTIFLIATIIAFFTTLANKLLVDQDEMEASRTEMKEFQEKMKEAQMSGDAKALAKAQAMQKDVMAKQGDMMKNSFKPLLVTLIPIMLMFWWMGQPTNPINNVIVQLPEFVYYVLLVPVWHGVYGMFYGGGPSVPFIAGWLGWYIMCTFAMTQILRKFMGFKTGF
- a CDS encoding adenylate kinase; translation: MKLVVLTGIPGSGSTTVLESTLKKVDYIHLNYGDVMTEIAIENSIVKDRDELRKLSPETQKEIQKQAAAKIKESSADNNVIVDTHCTISTPSGFLPGLPQWVLEELKPDIFVLIEADPDEIMLRRISDESRTRDLEMYESIKLHQEMNRAASMAYATLTGATVKILENHNDQLDVIVDKLFEVL
- the secY gene encoding preprotein translocase subunit SecY, with the protein product MILDYIKPLFSILPEVKTPIHRQDFKEKLKWTAIVLVLYFFLTQVPLYGLSPLAVDQFAQMRAVMAGSFGSILTLGIGPIVTSSIVLQLLVGAKILKLDLSRHEDKALFQGTQKILAIVFTVFEAAVLVYTGSLIPTDPSLLWLLMLQLIIGALLILFLDEVVSKWGFGSGIGLFIAAGVSEAIVVGTFNFLPTKASPGVMPGMIPKFIQSITSGSPDPTILIPLIATIGVFLVAVYGESMRVEIPISHGQVKGHGRIRGSVAKYPLKFIYASNMPVILTSALLVNVSLMASVFQKLGFPILGQVEGGKAISGLAYYLTTPSSLGVVFTDPLKVLIYGVFFIGFCILFSWLWVEMSGLNAKEISKQLYNSGIQIPGFRSSKRQLYKILNKYIPALTVLGGVFVGLLAFGADLTQAVGGGTGVLLTVGIVYKLYEEIAQEQLMDMHPMLRKFLGD
- a CDS encoding uL15m family ribosomal protein, which gives rise to MIRKTRKINKMRGSRSIGGGCTKKRRGAGHKGGKGKAGLGKHHWTWTVKNDPNHFGKYGFKRPQKMTNKIKPVNIGYLDDNSEKLLAKGIATKEGDTIVIDVTDLGYGKVLGKGNLLKPLIIKSPAFSASAEDKIQEAGGEAIKL
- the rpmD gene encoding 50S ribosomal protein L30 — its product is MFFVVRVRGTTGVKKDIADTLKMLRLTRINHGVLIEDTPSFDGMLQKSKDYITWGEIDSETLAEVISKRGKFVGGEKITDELLAEKTQYSSIEDLSKALINGDVKEEDIEIKPVFRLHPPRKGYEGIRSSIKEGGSLGYRGESIKDLVKKMS